In the Pantanalinema sp. genome, GGCCTGGACGGGCTGGCGGGCGGGGTCAGCCTGATCGCGGCGGGCACCATCGGGATCATCGCCCTCCAGACCAACCAGCCCATCGCGGGCCTGATGGCCCTCGCCCTGGCCGGGGCGACCATCGGCTTTCTGCGCTACAACTTCAACCCGGCCAAGATCTTCATGGGGGACGGCGGGGCGCTCTTCTTGGGCTTCACCCTCGCCTCCATCTCGATCATGGGGGTGCTCAAGCTGGTGGCGGCGGTGGCCTTCGCCCTGCCCCTCTTGATCCTGGGCGTGCCCATCCTGGACACGGCCTTCGCCATCCTGCGGCGGGCCTGGAACCGCAAGCCCATCTTCAGCCCGGACCGCGGCCACCTTCACCACCGCCTGCTGGACGCGGGGCTGACCCAGCGCCGCGCGGTGCTCGTCATCTACGGCATCTGCCTGACGCTCGCGGGCACCGCCCTCTGGCTCGCCGGGGTGCAGGGCGGCTACCCGGTGCTGCTGGCAGGCGCCTGTTTCCTGGCGTACGGCATCTTCCGTCTCTACCGCGCTTCGCGCCTCACGGCCACCAAGGAATCCAAAGGTGAGTAAACCCACTGTTCTCTGCGTCTTCGGCACCCGCCCCGAGGCCATCAAGATGGCGCCGGTGGTCCTTGCGATCGCTGCTTGCCACGACCTCGACCTCAAGGTCTGCGTCACCGCCCAGCACCGCCAGATGCTCGACCAGGTGCTCGACCTGTTCGGCATCGTCCCGGACGCCGACCTGGACCTGATGCAGCCGGGCCAGACCCTGCCGGATCTGACGGGCCGGGTCCTCACCCAGCTCACCCCGGTCCTCAAGGACCTGAAGCCCCGGCTGGTGCTGGTCCACGGCGACACCACCACCACCATGGCAAGCAGCCTGGCCGCCTTCTACGAGCGGATCCCGGTGGGCCACGTGGAGGCGGGCCTGCGCACCGACGACCTCTACAACCCCTTCCCCGAGGAGATGAACCGGCGCGTGGCCAGCCAGCTCACGCGCCTGCACTTCGCCCCGACCTCGACCGCGGTCGCGAACTTGCGGCACGACGGGATCGCCCCCGAGGGGATCTTCCTGACGGGCAACACCGTCATCGACGCCCTGCTCGAGACCGCGCTCAAGATCGAGGCCGCCCCCGCGCCTCGCCGGACGATCCTCGTGACGGCCCACCGCCGCGAGAACTGGGGCGAGCCCCTGCGGGACATCTGCTGGGCGGTGCGGGATCTCGTCGCGCGCAACCCCGACATCGACGTGGTCTTCCCCGCACACCTGAACCCCATCGTCCAGGACACCGTCCGCGAGATCCTGGGCACGCTCGAGCGGGTGCGGATCATCGACCCGCTCGACTACGCCCCCTTCGTGAAGGCCATGAAGGAAGCGACCCTCATCCTGACCGACTCGGGCGGGGTGCAGGAGGAGGGCCCGAGCCTCGGCAAGCCGGTGCTCGTCATGCGCACCACCACCGAGCGCCCCGAGGCGGTCGAGGCCGGCACCGTGCGGCTGGTGGGCGTCAAGCGCGAGGACATCTTCCGCAACGCCCAGGAGCTGCTCGACGACGCGAGCGCCTACGCCCGGATGGCGAACGCGGTGAACCCCTACGGCGACGGCCGGGCGGCCGCGCGCATCGTGGAGGCGATCCGCTACTTCCTCGGTCTGAGAAGCGATCGCCCGACCGACGAGTTTCACCCGGAGGCGCCGGCCCGGGCCTGAGACGCGCTTCGAGCGGGAGGCATTGCCTCCCGCTTTTTTTGCGGCCCCGACATGTGACAAAGCGCACGGCCTAACGTAATCAGGGCTTGTTATGTTAGGGGCAAGCCAGGTTATGTAACGCCTGGGGTCGTGTTACGTTTCGTTAACCCGCCTGGCAAGCGAGCTTTCGATCTTGTTCCGAGTCCTCCTCGGTTGTTATAATTGCATGCCACCGTCGCAGCGACCTGGACATGTTGACATCGTGCACGCATCCCGCTCGAGGGAGAAGGAGGTTCCCGTTGGCGCCCAAGGAAGTTCCCGTGACATCCTCGACGAACGCCGTCGCTTTCCTCCAGCGGGTCTCGATCTTCAAGGGGGTCTCCGCCGAGAGCCTGGCGCGCGTCGCCTCGATCACCGGCGAGAAGAGCTACTCCAAGAAGAGCATCATCTTCCACGAGGGCGACGAGGGGGACACCCTCTACATCCTCAAGGCGGGCCGGGTGAAGATCTCCAAGATCACCGAGGACGGCCGCGAGAAGACCCTCACCATCATGCAGCCCGGTGACTTCTTCGGCGAGATGGCGATCTTCGACAACCTGCCCCGCTCGGCGACCGCCGAGGTCATCGACGACGCGGCCACGGTCCACACCGTCGCCAAGCGCGATTTCGAGCGGATCCTGGTCGAGAACCCCTCCATCG is a window encoding:
- a CDS encoding MraY family glycosyltransferase; protein product: MTDYWLLVVALSVMAPWLATDILIPWVVRLAYKIGKVDQPDARKVHTIPIPRLGGVAIFAGFFIGLLALELLVPGELFALEGPLRGVLVGGALMFLVGIVDDLKPLNAKLKFALQILAALAAYTYGVRIEFVSNPWASGLYFLPGIVPAAVTVFYLVGITNTINLIDGLDGLAGGVSLIAAGTIGIIALQTNQPIAGLMALALAGATIGFLRYNFNPAKIFMGDGGALFLGFTLASISIMGVLKLVAAVAFALPLLILGVPILDTAFAILRRAWNRKPIFSPDRGHLHHRLLDAGLTQRRAVLVIYGICLTLAGTALWLAGVQGGYPVLLAGACFLAYGIFRLYRASRLTATKESKGE
- the wecB gene encoding UDP-N-acetylglucosamine 2-epimerase (non-hydrolyzing) produces the protein MSKPTVLCVFGTRPEAIKMAPVVLAIAACHDLDLKVCVTAQHRQMLDQVLDLFGIVPDADLDLMQPGQTLPDLTGRVLTQLTPVLKDLKPRLVLVHGDTTTTMASSLAAFYERIPVGHVEAGLRTDDLYNPFPEEMNRRVASQLTRLHFAPTSTAVANLRHDGIAPEGIFLTGNTVIDALLETALKIEAAPAPRRTILVTAHRRENWGEPLRDICWAVRDLVARNPDIDVVFPAHLNPIVQDTVREILGTLERVRIIDPLDYAPFVKAMKEATLILTDSGGVQEEGPSLGKPVLVMRTTTERPEAVEAGTVRLVGVKREDIFRNAQELLDDASAYARMANAVNPYGDGRAAARIVEAIRYFLGLRSDRPTDEFHPEAPARA
- a CDS encoding Crp/Fnr family transcriptional regulator encodes the protein MTSSTNAVAFLQRVSIFKGVSAESLARVASITGEKSYSKKSIIFHEGDEGDTLYILKAGRVKISKITEDGREKTLTIMQPGDFFGEMAIFDNLPRSATAEVIDDAATVHTVAKRDFERILVENPSIAMQIMGDLTRRIRQVNQQVEDLAFKDVHERVASTLNLLSKSEGRVIGSKVLINLKMTHQDLANMVGSSRETVTRALNRLQDDGVISIAHQQITINQPNALVRWR